The window TATAATACAGGCTGTTTATTGACAACTATGCCACCATGCAGCCCGATTTTTCCCGCCCCATTCTCGCCATCGACACCTCTACCGGCTATCTCTCGCTGGCTTTGCGTTCAGACGGCCAAACTCTGTTGCAGCATACCGAAGCGGGCAACAAGCAGTCTGATTTGATTCTGCCGCACATCGGCGGGTTGCTGGCTGAAGCCGGCCTCACCGCGGCGGATGTGGGCGCGGTGGTGTACGCACAAGGGCCGGGCACGTTTACCGGCCTGCGCATCGGCATCGGCGTGGCACAAGGCTTGGCGGCGCCGTTCGATCTGCCGCTGATCGGCGTGCCGTGTTTGGATGCGGTGGCTTATCAAATCGAAGCCGCGTGTGTTTTGGCGGCGGCCGATGCCCGTATGGGCGAGGTATTTTACGCCTGGTTCGACACCGTAAACCACCGCCGCCTGAGCGATTACCAAGTCGGCAGCGCTGCGGCAATTACACTGCCGCCGGATACGGATGCCGCCGCCGTGCGCGGCGCGGGCAATGCGTTTTCGCTGGCCGATGCGCCGCCCTTCAGCGGTATCGCCGACATGCCGACAGCCGCCGCTTATCTCGATTTGGCGCAAACGGGGCGCTATGCCGCCACCGATGCGGCGCAGGCAGGGCTTTTATATGTGCGTAATAAAATCGCGCTCACGGCCCAAGAGCAGGCAGCGCGCAAGGCAGGCATGTGATGATTGTCCGCACCGCGCGCCCTGAAGACTGTGCGGCACTGGCGGCGCTGGATGCGCAGTGCAACCCGTCGCCGTGGTCGGCAGCGCAGTTTCAGACGGCCTTAAACAACCGCCACAGTTGCGTGATCATCATGGAAACAGCGGCGCAAACACCGGCCGGCTTTGCCGTATGGCAGACTTTGTTTGATGAATCGGAGCTGCATCTGATTGCCACCGCACCGGCGCAGCGCAGGCAGGGTGTGGCGGCGCAATTATTGGCCGAATGGTTTCAGACGGCCTTATCAACCGGTGTGCGGCGCTGTTTTTTGGAGGTTCGCGCTTCTAACCTGGCCGCACAAGCGCTTTACCGCAAACATGGTTTCAGCGAATGCGGCCGCCGTCGCGATTATTATCCGCTGCCCGAAGGCGGGCGCGAAGATGCGGTATGGATGGAGAAAATATGTTAAGCAGCCGTTATCTGCACTTGCACGAAGCTTTGGGGCTGGGGCCGATGTGGCTGAACCGAAGTGCAAAAGTGTTGCCCGCAGCCACGGCGCACAGCCTGCCCCGCGAAATGCCTGCCCCAGCGGCTGCCGCTTCGGCAAGCCATGCTGCTGCGGCCGCACCGGTAATTTCCGAGGCCGCACAAAATGCCCGCCTGGCCGCAATGGCGGCGGTTGGCGGCCAGACCGGAAACCCGGTGCCTGTGGCAAAAAACCCACCGCCCGCCGATAACAGGCCGTCTGAAAAAACCGTTTCCACACCAAGCCGCCCGACAGATAATCTTGAAAGGCCGTCTGAAAAAAACACGCCGGCGCCCAACGCTCCACAGATGCCGTCTGAAACCCAACCTGACGATTGGAAACAAACCCTGGCCGGCACCATCAACCCGGCACAATTGATGGTTGCCAGCATCTGCCCGGCGCCGGAAGACAATGCCTCCGGACAGCTGTTTAGCGGCAGCGTCGGCCGGCTGCTGGATAATATGCTGGCCGCCATCGGATTAACGCCCGATGATGCCCATAAAACCAGCTGGGTAAAAGACGCACCCGCATTCAGCCCCAACCCCGCCCACGAACACATCACCGCAGAGCTGCCGCGCATGTCAGCAGAGCTGGCGCTGTCGCAAGCCAAAGCCGTTTTACTGCTGGGGCAGGTGTTTGAAAAGCCGGAGCAGGCCGACACCATTGCCCGGCTGTGCGGCAACACCCCATATTTCATTATCCCCCACCCCGCCCGCCTGCTGCGGCAGCCGCAACTCAAAGCCCAAGCGTGGGCAACGTTAAAACAATTGCGGCAGGTGCTGGAAAGCTGAGCGGCGCTATCTTGCCAAGCTGTTGAATGCACGGGTATGCATAAGGGAACATACCCGACCGTCAAATGGTCAGCATGCCCCAACCACATTCATAAAAAAATAAGCCGACCACGCGCAATAACGCAGTCGGCTTATTTTTTTGAACTTGAACCGGTTATGGTTCCGAAAATATATTACTTAATCAGTTTCAATCCTTTTTTCGGTTTCGGTTTATCTTCCGCCACCTCTTTTTTCTTACCCTGGCCACCCGGCTCGGCCAACGGCTGCTCCGGCTGTGGCTCGGGCGGAGTGTCGAGCAAATGCAGCGGCGCTTCGCCTTTTTTTTCGCTTTCGGTTTGATAGGCCTCTACTTCAAAACCCATCCCTTCGCCGCTTTCCCGTGCAAACAGGCTGATTACATGGCCGACGGGAATCCAGATTTCATGGCTCACGCCGCTGAAGCGTGCGGAGAAACTGATCCACTCGTTGTCGATAATCAGATTATGGCTGGCACTCGGGGCAATGTTGAGCACGATTTCGTTATCCCGCACATATTGCATCGGCACACGGGTATGCTCGTTGACCCATGCGACAATATGCGGCGTCTGGTCGTTATCCAGACACCATTCGTATAACCCGCGCAAGATATAGGGTTTGGTACTGGCACTCATCGGCAGATCCTTTCGGGTTAAAAGCACCCATAAATCGAATGGTCAGAATGTCCGAGGGGCTCCTGCCCATGCTGCATGATTTAAATTTTTTGTAATCAAGCAAGCGCAGATACAAGGCAAAAAACGCAGCAAGGTTGGACATCTTGCGAGGCTTTTTAACGCAGCAGATGCGGCGTTTGCAAGGGCAAAATACACCCTTAAATCGAATGGTCAGGACATCCTAGCGGCGCATGGCTTTTTCAGCAGGCGTCAGGGCTTCGATAAAGGCTTCCCGCTGAAAAATACGTTCGGCGTATTTCAACAGCGGTGCGGCGGTTTTGCCCAACTTGATATCGTAATGATCCAAACGCCACAACAACGGTGAAAGCGCCACATCAATCATTGAGAAATCATCACCGAGAATGTATTTGTTTTTAGCAAATGCAGGCGCCAACATGGTGAGGCCTTGACCGATGGCTTCGCGGGCTTTGCTTTGCTCTTTGCTGCTGGCCTCGGCATTTTCCAGCACCTGCACATGGCTGAACAATTCTTTTTCCATGCGGTAAAGCACCAACCGCCCACGGCCGCGCATCACCGGATCGCCCGGCATCAATTGCGGGTGGGGAAAGCGCTCGTCGATATATTCGTTGATGATGTTGGATTCGTGCAAAATCAAATCACGCTCCACCAGCACAGGCACCTGATTATAGGGATTCATGATGGCCAAATCTTCGGGCTTGTTGAAGATATCCACATCTTTAATTTCAAAATCCATGCCTTTTTCAAACAAAACAAAACGGCAACGCTGGCTGAACGGGCAAGTGATGCCTGAATATAATGTCATCATAAATTTCTGCTCCTGCAAAATCCACACCGCGCTTTCAGACGGCCTGAATGTGTTTGAAAATGGGTTTATTATAACCTTTTGTATATTTTTTATCCAGAAAATCAATTTAAATACATGATTTTATTATTAATTTTTCAAATTTTTGCGAAAATAATATTCATGTAAAACCGCATGCCGGCAAGGCGATGAACCGAAGGCTATTGGTCATATGCGACTGATCTAATCGGCGCTTCAACACCTTATCAAAACCCACCCACGTCGGGCTCAGGCAAACCAACGCTGTCAGCTTATTTTTGTGAATGGCTATAGCGCCGCCAGATTGCTTTTGAACCGGCATCGCCGCCCGTCTGAACCGAATATCAACAAAAAAGGCAAAACCCGAAACAGGTTTTGCCTTTTGAATCAAGCAGCAATGCTTTAATGCACGTCTTTCCAATACTCTTTTTTCAAGAAGTAAGCCAGCGGCAGCATCACGGCAAACAGGAAAATCAGCGCAATATAACCCATGCGTTTGCGTTGCATCTGCGCAGGCTCGCCCATGTAAACCAGATAGTTCACCAAATCGCGGGCATAATCGTCATACTCTTTTTCGATGACGTTGCCGTTGGGCAGGCGGCGGCTGTGCAGGCCGGTGGATTCCCAATACAGCTTGGGCGCCAGATTACCGTGTTCGTCTTTTTCCCATACCGGCTGGCCGTCTTTATCCAATTCAACCGCCCTCACGCCTTGCTGTTCCCACAAGGGATGCGGCATGCCGACTTTGTCAAACACAGTGTTGTTCCAGCCTGTGGGCCGGGTCGGGTCTTTATAGAAACCGCGCATGTAGGCATACAGGTAATCGGCACCGCGCGAGCGGGCAATCAAGGTCAGATCCGGCGGGGCTGCGCCAAACCATTTGGTCGCATCTGCCGGCGTCATGGCCGCCTGCATCACATCACCTACTTTGTCGGTGGTGAACATCAGGTTTTTCTTGATTTCGTCTTCAGTCAGGCCGATATCCTGCAAGCGGTTGAAGCGCATACCGGTCGCAGAGTGGCACGACAGACAATAGTTGGTAAAAATCTGCGCGCCGCGTTGCAAACTTACCTGATCGCCCAAATCGATATCCACTTTTTCATACTCGGCATGGCCGCCCGCAGCCAGCGCCGCGCTCATCGGTGCTGCCAGCAATAAGGCAGCAAACCAGTTTTTGAATGTATTTTTCATCTTCACTGCCCTCATCAAATGTTGGTTGCAAACAGGTAGGCACCCACGAAAGCAATGGCCACGTAAACGAAGAACATCACTTTCTGCTTGCGTGTGCTCATGGTTACCCGCTCAGGCACAGCGCGGTCTTTATCCATTTTGGTATAAAACGGCATACCCAGGAAAAAGGCGAAGTAGATGAAGCTCAAAATCTGAGCCACTACGGTGCGCAGGTTGGTGGCGGGCAATGCACCCAAAATACCCAAACCGATGAAGGAAATCACAAACAATACCAGCATGGTTTTGAAAATCGGGCCGCGGTAACGCACCGATTTTACCGGCGAACGGTCCAGCCACGGCAGCAGGGCAATCAGCACGACAGCCGCACCCATACCGAGCACACCCCAAACCTGGGTGCCGAAGAACGACGGAATGGCGCGCAAAATGGCGTAGAACGGTGTGAAATACCATACCGGCGCGATGTGCGCAGGCGTTTTCATCGCATTGGCGGGGTCGAAGTTTGGCGCTTCGAGGAAGTAGCCGCCGCCTTCCGGTGCGAAGAACATAATCGCGCAGAACACAATCAGAAACACCACCACGCCCAGAATGTCTTTCACGGTGTAGTAAGGATGGAACGGGATGCCGTCGAGCGGAATGCCGTTTTCATCTTTCAGTTTTTTGATTTCCACACCGTCGGGGTTGTTGGAGCCGACTTCATGCAGGGCAATCAAGTGCGCCACCACCAGGCCGACCAACACCAGCGGCACGGCAATCACGTGCAGGGCGAAGAAGCGGTTGAGCGTGGCATCAGACACGTTGAAGTCGCCGCGAATCCACACCGACAAATCAGGGCCGATTACGGGGATGGCGGAGAACAGATTGATAATCACCTGTGCGCCCCAAAACGACATCTGACCCCACGGCAGCAGATAGCCCATAAAGGCTTCGGCCATCAGCGCCAGGAAAATCAGCGAGCCGAACACCCACACCAACTCGCGCGGCTTTTTGAACGAACCGTAAATCAGGCCGCGGAACATGTGCAGATAGACCACCACGAAAAACATCGAAGCGCCGGTGGAGTGCATATAACGGATAATCCAGCCGCCCGACACGTCGCGCATGATGTATTCCACCGCGGTGAAAGCCGCCGGCAGATGGTAGGCATTGGCATTGCCGTCGGGCTTGTAGTTCATGGTCAGGAAGATGCCGCTGACGATTTGAATCACCAGCACCAGCATGGCCAGCGAGCCGAAGAAATACCAGAAGTTGAAGTTTTTGGGCGCGTAATACTCGGTTACGTGCTCTTTCATCATTTTAGACAAAGGGAAACGTGCGTCTACCCAGCCTAACAATGATTTGTTTTCATTATTGGTTTGGTTTGCCATGATGAGTCCCTTTATTTGTCGTCACCCACCAAAACGGTGGTGTCGGTCAGGTATTTGTAAGGCGGAATAACCAGGTTGGTCGGTGCAGGCACGCCTTTATACACGCGGCCGGCCAGGTCGAATTTAGAGCCGTGACAGGGGCAGAAAAAACCGCCTTTCCAGCCTGCGCCCAAATCGGCAGGCGCCACATCGGGGCGGAACGTCGGCGAGCAGCCCAAGTGGGTGCAGATGCCGATGGCCACAAAGATATTGTCTTTGATGGAGCGCAATTCGTTTTTGCAATATTCGGGCTGATGATCCACTTCCGATTTCGGGTCGGCCATTTCGCCGTCTAGCGAGGGAATGCTTTTCTGCTGCTCTTCTGTGCGGTTTAACACCCAAACCGGTTTGCCCTGCCATTCAACGGTCATCAGCTGGCCTGCTTCGATTTTGCTGACATCCACTTCAACGGGGGCGCCGGCGGCTTTGGCTTTTTCCGAAGGGAACCAGCTGGCCACAAACGGCGTTGCCACGCCTAAAGCTGCCACACCGCCCGCACCGGCAGTTGCCAGAGTGAGGAAGCGGCGGCGGCCTTGATTGATTTCTTTATTATCCATTATTCAGTCATCCTAACGATTGGAAATACCGAGCCATTAAACCCTTTAATTCTACCTGATTTTATAGGGATACTTAAAGCATTATTTAAAATAAGGTAAAGTTTTGCGGCATTTTTTGATTTTATGCAGGATTTTGTTCGTCAAAAAATTGCACCTCTATGCCGAATTCATGCGCGGCGGCGACGCCCAAAGCCTGAATGCCGTAGCGCTCTGTCGCATGGTGGCCGGCGCTGATAAAGGCAACTGCGGTTTCGTTGGCCAGATGGTATTGGGCTTCGGAAATCTCACCGGTCACAAACGCATCGACACCTTCGTCAATGGCCGTCTGAAAAAAGCTTTGCGCCCCACCGGTGCACCAGGCGATTTTTTTGATTTCAACAGCATCATCACCTACGATAACCGGCGCTCTGCCTAATTTGTGCAGCAGCTCACCCGCCCAATAGGATAAGGTTTCTACTTGCTCCGGCCGGCCGATATTGAGCAGATTCTGTTCGCCGCACTGATAGTCGCTCTGCCAGCCCATGATTTTGGCCAATCGGGCGTTGTTGCCCAATTCGGGGTGTGCATCGAGCGGCAGATGGTAGCCGGCCAGATTGATTTGGTGTTGCAGCAATGTTGCAATACGCTGTTTTTTCCAACCGGTGATGGTGACCGGCTCGCTTTTCCAAAACATGCCGTGGTGTACCAACAGCATATCTGCGCCCTGCTTGGCGGCATAGTCAATAGCGGCACGGCTGGCGGTAACGGCGGTGATGATTTTGCGCACTTCGTTTCCACCCTCAACTTGCAGGCCGTTGGGGGCATAGTCTTTAAACAGGTGGGTTTGCAGGGTGTGGTCGCACCATTCGATAATTTGGCGGCGTGTGGTCATGGTTTTCCTTTCTAAATACCCCTTCACAAAAGTAAGCCAACAAGACGGCAAGCCGAAGACCGTACAATGAGTACGGGGCTGGTTGACTTGGCGCTTCAGCGCATTAGGGTGTCCTGATGTGTCATATATCATCATCTTTTTTTTGCGCTAAAAGCACATCTGCTGCGTGAAAAAGCCTCGCGAGATGCCCAAATCTTGCTGCGTTTTTTGCCCGGCATCTGCACTTTTATCGCAAAAAATCTGAATCATTCTGAATGATCAGGACACCCTAGCTAAACCGGTTGTCTTCGAGCTCAGGAGCGCCAGCGCGGTTAGCTTATTTTGGCGAATGGGTGTAAATGCGTTCAGACGGCCTTTCTTCATCACATCATCAGCGGATAAACAAGCGCTCTGCAACGTTTCATAACGTGCGTTCGGTAGTAAGATAATCCATGAGATATAAAATCCTTCACGGCTTTGCCCCCTTCCCCATTGAGACGGACGAGGAAACAGAGTGCTGCAACACCAATCGGATGCTGACGGATAAAACTTGATGTCTGCAACCCGACAGCTGGGTTATTATCTGACCCGTATAAAAATACTGCGTCGTCATGCCGGCCTGTGCTATACCCTATCTTTGCTCAGCCTTCTGCCGGCTATTGATTTGAATTTAACGATGGCCTGCTTGCGGTTCGTTGTTTGCATGAAAAACAGTAACCTACTGCCAATCGGCTGCTCTTTCTGGCATTTCTTATCCCGAACCCGCGCTATATAACTTAGGCCGTCTGAAATGTAATCGTGTGTATTCTAACCGAATCCGGCACGTCACAATGCCAAAGGCCGTCTGAAAGTTTCAGACGGCCTGATTTACATCAATAATTTTTATCAGCTGCCGATCACGCCGCCGTCGTTTTTGGTAATCACCACAGTTGCGGCACGCGGACGGCCTGCTGCCGGGCCGTCCGGCCAGCTGGAAATCGCGGTCGGCTTGGCCGGGTCGCTGTCGCCTGCCGCCGGCTCGCCCGGGTGCTGGATGTTGATAAACATGGTTTTGTTATCCGGCGTGAACGCAATACCGGTTACTTCGCTGCCGTTGGGGCCGGTGAGGAAGCGGCGGTATTCGTTACTGCCGGGGATGGTGGCCACCATTTGGTTGTTGCCCATGCCGGCGTATTCTTTCAAATTAACGGTGGATGCAGACACATCGGTTTGAATCCACAATACGCCGCGGCTGTCGAACGCCAGGCCGTCGGGGCTGCCGAAATCATCGCCGTTGATATTGCCTCGGTGTTCGGCTTTATGAGATTGGCTGTTGCCGGCCAACACCAGAATATCCCACTTGAAAGCGGTTCGGGTGCCGTCGCCGCCGGCTTCCTGCCAATGGATGATGTGGCCGAAGCGGTTGTCGGCGCGCGGGTTGGCGGCATCGGTGCCGGGTTTGCCTTCAGCGCCGCGCTGGTTGTTGTTGGTGAGCGTGCAATAAATGCTGCCGGCCACAAACGGGTCGGCGGTAATCCATTCGGGGCGGTCCATCTTGGTGGCGCCCACCCGGTCGGCGGCCATGCGGGTTTTGACCAACACTTCGCCCTGGTCGGCAAAGCCGTTGGCGGCGGTCAGGCCGTTTTGGCCGTGCACCAGCGGCAGCCAGTCGCCCGAGCCGTCTTCATTAAAACGGGCCACATACAGCGTGCCCTCTTCGAGCAGACGCATATTGGCAGCGCGGTTGTTGGGCTGATATTTGTTTTTTGATACAAATTTGTAGATGTATTCGAAACGTTGGTCGTCGCCCATATACACTGCCAATCGGCCGTCGGGGGTAACGGTTACTTTTGCGCCTTCGTGTTTGAAACGGCCGAGCGAAGTGTGTTTGCGCGGGGTGGATTTAGGATCGAAGGGGTCGATTTCCACCACCCAGCCGAAGCGGTTCGGCTCGTTGGGGTTTTTACTGCTGTCGAAACGTTCGTCTACCCGGCTCCACAGATAGCCGTCTTCTTCTTTGCCGATGCCGTAGCGCTTTTCCAAGGGCGTGATATTGCCGCTCGAATTGGTAAAAATATCGCTCCAGTTTTCTTCGCAAGTCAGGTAAGTGCCCCAGGGCGTGTAGCCGTTGGCGCAGTTTTGCATGGTGCCGAGTATGCGCTCGCCGCGCGAATCGGCACGGGTTTTCATCAAATCATGGCCGCGTGCGGGGCCGGTAACGCCCATCGGCGTATTGGCGGTGATGCGGCGGGCATAGCGCGAGGGGCGCACCACCTGCCAGCCGTTGCCGCTTTTTTGCACTTCCACCACCGACACACCCATGGCATTTTGGCCTTTGCGGGCTTTGTTCAAATCCCAATTGGCGGCACCGTCTTTAAACAGCAGGCCGTTGTCGACATATTCGTGGTTCATTGCCAGCAGGCCGCGGTTGCTGTTGTCGGAGCCCAGCGGCAGCGAGAAAAACGCCATACCGTCGTGATGCATGCCTGCTTGCAGCGCCTGCTCCTGCGTGGTGTTGGAGGCATCGGTTTTAAAGGCGGGCATGCGGCCGGGAATGCCGACAGGGTCGCCCCATTTGTAAAAAGCACGGGCGGTATAGCCTTCCGGCACAATCACTTTGTCTTCACTGGAAAACGGCACCGGCTTGAAACCCAAACTGCGGGTGCGCTGCATATTGCTTTCCAACACCGCCGCCTGAGCATTTTGGCTGCCGAACAAGCCCAACGGCAAAGCTGCGGCCACACCCAGCGCGCCGCTGCTTTGCAACATGCTGCGACGCGACAAATGCACATTCATCACTTTGGAGAAAACCGCATTATCGCTTTCATTGCTGACATCATCAGCATGGCTGTTTTTAATCAAATGATTTTTCAATGGTTTGCCCATGATTTGGTTCCTGATATATTTTTATGGATAAAAGCGCTGATGGTGGATAGCAAAGCGCCGATGTAAACGGGCTCAGCATAATGATTTCAAATGACACTTTGATGTCGCCAAAATGACGGTTATGTGACAGAGGCCGTCTGAATACTTTCAGACGGCCTCTGTCATGCCTGCCGGCAGCATAAAAAACCCCGCAAGGCAACAAGCTTGCGGGGTTTTGAACGATAACGCAGCAGCGTTCAGACGGCCTTACATCATACCGCCCATGCCGCCCATTCCACCCATGCCGCCCATATCAGGCATGGCCGGTTTGTCTTCCGGGATTTCGGCAATCATGCAGTCGGTGGTCAGCATCAGGCCGGCAATCGACGCGGCGTGTTGCAGCGCAGAGCGGGTTACTTTGGCCGGGTCGAGTACGCCCATTTCAATCATGTCGCCGTATTCGCCGCTGCCTGCATTGAAGCCGAAGTTGCCTTGGCCTTCCAACACTTTGTTTACCACCACACTCGGTTCGCCGCCGGCATTGGCCACGATTTGGCGCAGCGGCTCTTCAACAGCACGCAACACGATTTTCACACCGGCTTCTTGGTCGGCATTGGAAGCCTCTACGCTGCTCAAAGAAGAACGGGCACGCAACAGTGCCACGCCGCCGCCGGCCACCACGCCTTCTTCAACGGCGGCACGGGTTGCGTGCAGCGCGTCTTCCACGCGGTCTTTCTTCTCTTTCATTTCCACTTCGGTGGCAGCGCCGACTTTGATTACGGCCACACCGCCGGCCAGTTTGGCCACGCGCTCTTGCAGTTTTTCTTTGTCGTATTCGCTGGTAGCGGTTTCGATTTGCTGGCGGATTTCGCCCACACGCGCCTCAATCAGCGCCGCATCACCGAAGCCGTCGATAATGATGGTGTTTTCTTTACCGATTTCGATGCGTTTGGCCTGACCCAAATCTTCCAGAGTGGCTTTTTCGAGCGACAAGCCGACTTCTTCGGCAATCACGGTGCCGCCGGTGAGGATGGCGATATCTTGCAGCATGGCTTTGCGGCGGTCGCCGAAGCCCGGTGCTTTCACCGCCACGGTTTTCAGGATGCCGCGGATGTTGTTCACCACCAAAGTGGCCAGCGCTTCGCCTTCCACGTCTTCAGCGATGATCAAGAGCGGGCGGCTGGATTTGGCCACTTGCTCCAACACCGGCAGCAGGTCGCGGATGTTGCTGATTTTTTTGTCAAACAGCAATACAAACGGATTGTCCAAAGCGGCAATTTGTTTTTCGGCATCGCTGATGAAGTAAGGCGACAGGTAACCGCGGTCAAACTGCATGCCTTCTACCACGTCCAACTCGTTTTCCAGCGATTTGCCGTCTTCCACGGTAATCACGCCTTCTTTGCCCACTTTTTCCATTGCTTCGGCGATAATCGCGCCGATTTGCTCATCGGAGTTGGCCGAAATCGAGCCGACTTGGGCAATTTCTTTAGAGGTATCGCATTGTTTGGAAATGTTTTTCAACTCGGCTACCAAAGCGGTTACCGCTTTGTCGATACCACGCTTCAGGTCGGTGGGGTTCATGCCGGCGGTCACGTATTTCATGCCTTCGGCCACAATCGCTTGTGCCAATACGGTGGCGGTGGTGGTGCCGTCGCCGGCCACATCGTTGGTTTTAGAGGCCACTTCTTTCACCATTTGCGCACCCATGTTTTCGAATTTGTCTTTCAATTCGATTTCTTTGGCTACAGATACGCCGTCTTTGGTGATGTGCGGGCCGCCGAACGCGCGGTCAAGCACCACATTGCGGCCTTTCGGGCCCAAGGTTACTTTAACGGCATCTGCCAGGGTGTTGACGCCTTTAACCATTTTTTGGCGCACTTCATTGCCAAACTGTACATCTTTTGCTGCCATGTTTGATTCTCCAAAATAATTGATTAGGTATATTCGATCAAGCCGTCTGAACGTTTTCAGACGGCATCAACATTATTCTACGATGCCGAAAATATCTTCTTCGCGCATCACCAGCAGCTCTTCGCCGTCGGCTTTCACCGATTGGCCGCTGTATTTGCCGAAAATCACCTTGTCGCCGACTTTAACATCCAACGCGCGGCGTTGGCCGTCGTCGCCGACTTTGCCCGCGCCCACGGCCACCACTTCACCCATATCGGGTTTTTCAGCGGCGGCGCCCGGCAAAACGATGCCAGAGGCGGTTTTTTCTTCAGCTTCCAAGCGTTTTACGACTACACGGTCGTGCAGGGGACGAATGGTCATGTGTATGCTCCGAGTAAAATAAACAAAACAAATACCTGCAAGCAGGCGTTGTTGATAGCGGCTGTTTTTGCAACAATGCACCAAACCAGCCATCGTGAAAGATGTGGAGCAACATAAGGCTGGAAATTTCAAATTCAAGCCCTGCTGCTTATTATTTTTTCAAAACGCTATCAAATTCTTGGCATATCGAATATCAAACCGCGCAAACTCTATCTATTAAAAATGAATAATCCGGCAGGCCGTCTGAAGCATACGGCAGTTTTACAGCAAAAACTCTAATCATTACCCTTTTTAACCATTAGCAGAAAACCTTCCTTAACATTCGGCAAGCAGCATCAAGCATTAAAAAATATTTGAAAACAAACAAAAAATATCATCTGACACGCATTCGCAAAGCCCGCTCGGTTTCATACTGCCCGCCGTTGCCCCATTCCAACAAAAAATACATATATTAATGTTTATTGACAAACAAGCACGATTGTTTATACATTCGCACTACATTTGATTACAAAATGTGACCACATCCGACTAATAATTTATCTTAAATTTATCTTGG of the Uruburuella testudinis genome contains:
- a CDS encoding PhoX family protein translates to MGKPLKNHLIKNSHADDVSNESDNAVFSKVMNVHLSRRSMLQSSGALGVAAALPLGLFGSQNAQAAVLESNMQRTRSLGFKPVPFSSEDKVIVPEGYTARAFYKWGDPVGIPGRMPAFKTDASNTTQEQALQAGMHHDGMAFFSLPLGSDNSNRGLLAMNHEYVDNGLLFKDGAANWDLNKARKGQNAMGVSVVEVQKSGNGWQVVRPSRYARRITANTPMGVTGPARGHDLMKTRADSRGERILGTMQNCANGYTPWGTYLTCEENWSDIFTNSSGNITPLEKRYGIGKEEDGYLWSRVDERFDSSKNPNEPNRFGWVVEIDPFDPKSTPRKHTSLGRFKHEGAKVTVTPDGRLAVYMGDDQRFEYIYKFVSKNKYQPNNRAANMRLLEEGTLYVARFNEDGSGDWLPLVHGQNGLTAANGFADQGEVLVKTRMAADRVGATKMDRPEWITADPFVAGSIYCTLTNNNQRGAEGKPGTDAANPRADNRFGHIIHWQEAGGDGTRTAFKWDILVLAGNSQSHKAEHRGNINGDDFGSPDGLAFDSRGVLWIQTDVSASTVNLKEYAGMGNNQMVATIPGSNEYRRFLTGPNGSEVTGIAFTPDNKTMFINIQHPGEPAAGDSDPAKPTAISSWPDGPAAGRPRAATVVITKNDGGVIGS
- the groL gene encoding chaperonin GroEL (60 kDa chaperone family; promotes refolding of misfolded polypeptides especially under stressful conditions; forms two stacked rings of heptamers to form a barrel-shaped 14mer; ends can be capped by GroES; misfolded proteins enter the barrel where they are refolded when GroES binds); the encoded protein is MAAKDVQFGNEVRQKMVKGVNTLADAVKVTLGPKGRNVVLDRAFGGPHITKDGVSVAKEIELKDKFENMGAQMVKEVASKTNDVAGDGTTTATVLAQAIVAEGMKYVTAGMNPTDLKRGIDKAVTALVAELKNISKQCDTSKEIAQVGSISANSDEQIGAIIAEAMEKVGKEGVITVEDGKSLENELDVVEGMQFDRGYLSPYFISDAEKQIAALDNPFVLLFDKKISNIRDLLPVLEQVAKSSRPLLIIAEDVEGEALATLVVNNIRGILKTVAVKAPGFGDRRKAMLQDIAILTGGTVIAEEVGLSLEKATLEDLGQAKRIEIGKENTIIIDGFGDAALIEARVGEIRQQIETATSEYDKEKLQERVAKLAGGVAVIKVGAATEVEMKEKKDRVEDALHATRAAVEEGVVAGGGVALLRARSSLSSVEASNADQEAGVKIVLRAVEEPLRQIVANAGGEPSVVVNKVLEGQGNFGFNAGSGEYGDMIEMGVLDPAKVTRSALQHAASIAGLMLTTDCMIAEIPEDKPAMPDMGGMGGMGGMGGMM
- the groES gene encoding co-chaperone GroES, translated to MTIRPLHDRVVVKRLEAEEKTASGIVLPGAAAEKPDMGEVVAVGAGKVGDDGQRRALDVKVGDKVIFGKYSGQSVKADGEELLVMREEDIFGIVE